The following proteins are encoded in a genomic region of Chroogloeocystis siderophila 5.2 s.c.1:
- a CDS encoding FAD-dependent oxidoreductase — MYPELSSHQGSHAVVIGGSIAGLVTGRVLTKYFDRVTIIERDYLPENPVPRKGVPQSHHVHALLMRGAMILEELFPGLHTELSAAGASQIDMAKDVAWLNPAGWGIRFTSGVMLFASSRSLLEWGVRQRLMQCPQVCFITKSEVTSLLANSDRSAITGVQVRLHNQLDPKSVSEQQIFADLVVDASGRTSKTPQWLTALGYEPPQETIVNSHVGYASRIYQPPVNFSSDWQALYLQAAPPNVTRGGLMLPIEGVRWLVSLGGGDKDYPPTDEAGFLEFTRSLRSSLLYDAIKHAKPLSPIYSYRATENRRRHYEKLHRMPEGLIVTGDAACAFNPVYGQGMTTAAIAAETLDQCLKKGLSGLGKRFQTQLAQVNVVPWTLATSEDYRYRGTEGKSPGQKTQLMHWYMDRVMLLSTKSVEVRSQFLQVMHMLKTPNALFHPKIIALVFKEVLQSTLPQATLTTKAT, encoded by the coding sequence ATGTATCCTGAATTATCGTCGCATCAAGGTAGCCATGCGGTTGTAATTGGTGGTAGTATCGCTGGGCTAGTGACTGGTCGAGTTTTGACGAAGTACTTTGATCGAGTCACGATTATTGAACGCGATTACCTTCCTGAAAACCCTGTACCGCGTAAAGGCGTTCCGCAATCGCATCACGTCCACGCGTTATTAATGCGGGGGGCGATGATTTTGGAAGAACTTTTTCCAGGCTTGCATACAGAATTATCTGCTGCGGGTGCATCACAGATTGACATGGCAAAAGATGTTGCTTGGCTAAATCCAGCGGGGTGGGGTATTCGCTTTACTTCTGGCGTGATGTTGTTCGCTAGCAGCCGCAGTTTATTGGAATGGGGTGTCCGTCAACGGTTGATGCAATGTCCCCAGGTATGCTTTATTACCAAATCTGAAGTGACGAGTTTACTCGCTAATTCTGATAGAAGTGCGATTACTGGTGTGCAAGTGCGTTTGCACAATCAATTAGATCCCAAAAGCGTGAGTGAACAACAAATCTTTGCCGATCTTGTCGTCGATGCAAGTGGAAGAACGTCCAAAACACCGCAGTGGTTGACAGCACTTGGTTACGAACCGCCGCAAGAAACTATTGTAAATTCTCATGTTGGTTACGCAAGTCGCATTTATCAACCTCCTGTAAACTTCTCAAGCGATTGGCAAGCTTTGTATTTGCAAGCCGCACCACCAAATGTGACACGCGGAGGGTTAATGTTACCTATTGAAGGCGTTCGCTGGCTGGTTTCTCTAGGCGGAGGAGATAAAGACTATCCACCCACAGACGAAGCTGGTTTCCTCGAATTTACAAGGAGTCTGCGTAGTTCGCTACTTTACGATGCAATCAAACATGCTAAACCTCTCTCGCCAATATATAGCTACCGCGCTACCGAAAACCGCCGCCGTCATTACGAAAAATTACACCGAATGCCAGAAGGTTTGATTGTCACAGGCGATGCAGCGTGTGCGTTCAATCCGGTATATGGACAAGGAATGACAACAGCAGCGATCGCAGCAGAAACTTTAGATCAATGTCTCAAAAAAGGTCTTTCTGGCTTAGGAAAACGCTTTCAAACTCAATTAGCGCAAGTTAACGTGGTTCCTTGGACACTCGCAACGAGTGAAGATTACCGTTATCGCGGTACGGAAGGCAAGTCACCTGGTCAAAAAACACAGCTGATGCATTGGTATATGGATCGGGTCATGCTGTTATCTACCAAAAGTGTTGAGGTGCGATCGCAGTTTCTCCAAGTCATGCATATGCTAAAAACACCAAATGCTTTATTTCATCCCAAAATCATTGCTCTAGTTTTCAAAGAAGTGCTGCAATCAACTTTGCCTCAAGCAACACTAACAACCAAGGCAACATAA
- a CDS encoding glycosyltransferase family 4 protein, whose product MRILFLHTNFPAQYRHIAQVLASDPNNQVVFCTKNQDVSLPNIYKAIFEPSRNPHPSTHHYVRPLESAVLHGQAVYKIAEQLKARQFIPDVICGHSGWGPTLFVKDAFPNTPLICYFEWFYHARGSDADFDPSDPLNIDDIARIRIKNAPILIDLYSCDRGLSPTYWQRAQFPPEFHSKISVLHDGVDTEYFKPKPGVKLVLPNLDLSGVDELVTYVARGMEPYRGFPQFIEAIAYIQERRPNCHVVIVGSERVCYGKSLPDGESYKEFMLKKVPLDLSRVHFTGSLPYNQYLQVIQASSAHVYLTRPFVLSWSMIEAMSTGCLVIGSNTAPVAEVIQDGENGLLVDFFAPQQIADRVDQVLDHPTRMAELRAKAREKVLERYALADLLPKHLEMIESVAG is encoded by the coding sequence ATGCGCATATTATTTCTTCATACCAATTTTCCAGCGCAATATCGTCATATTGCACAAGTGCTTGCTAGCGATCCAAACAATCAAGTTGTTTTTTGTACTAAAAATCAAGATGTTTCGCTACCAAATATTTACAAAGCAATTTTTGAGCCAAGTCGCAACCCGCATCCATCAACACATCATTATGTTAGACCATTGGAAAGTGCAGTATTACACGGACAAGCAGTCTATAAAATAGCTGAACAATTGAAAGCACGTCAATTCATTCCTGATGTCATTTGCGGACATTCGGGGTGGGGACCGACATTGTTTGTTAAAGATGCATTTCCGAATACACCACTGATTTGTTATTTTGAATGGTTCTATCATGCGCGTGGCTCAGATGCCGATTTTGACCCAAGCGATCCCTTAAATATTGATGATATCGCGCGGATTCGGATTAAGAATGCACCGATTTTAATTGATTTGTACAGTTGCGATCGCGGTTTGTCTCCGACTTATTGGCAACGCGCGCAGTTTCCGCCAGAATTCCATAGTAAAATTTCTGTGCTGCATGATGGCGTTGATACTGAATACTTCAAGCCCAAACCTGGTGTAAAGTTGGTGTTACCAAATCTCGATTTATCCGGCGTTGACGAACTGGTAACATACGTAGCGCGAGGGATGGAACCGTATCGCGGTTTTCCGCAGTTTATCGAAGCGATCGCCTACATTCAAGAACGTCGCCCCAATTGTCACGTTGTTATTGTAGGTTCTGAGCGCGTTTGCTACGGTAAATCTTTACCCGATGGCGAATCTTACAAAGAGTTTATGCTCAAAAAAGTCCCCTTGGATCTGTCGCGGGTGCATTTTACTGGCTCGTTACCTTACAATCAATATCTGCAAGTAATTCAAGCGTCCTCGGCTCATGTTTATCTGACGCGCCCGTTTGTTTTATCTTGGTCAATGATTGAAGCCATGTCTACGGGGTGTTTGGTAATAGGTTCTAATACTGCACCTGTTGCGGAAGTCATTCAAGATGGCGAGAATGGGTTACTTGTTGATTTCTTTGCACCGCAGCAAATTGCAGATCGCGTTGATCAAGTGCTGGATCATCCTACACGCATGGCAGAACTTCGTGCTAAGGCAAGGGAAAAGGTATTAGAACGTTATGCTTTGGCAGATTTGTTGCCGAAACATCTTGAAATGATTGAGAGTGTTGCTGGGTAG